The following is a genomic window from Mus pahari chromosome 1, PAHARI_EIJ_v1.1, whole genome shotgun sequence.
TTACAAAGGCCAAATAATGAAACATCTGTACAGTCTTGGTTTTCTCTTGACATGCAAACCGAGAACCGGCATGTAAATGTAATTGCCCTTTAGAAAGATAGATAATTTAAAGAAAGTCTTCAGAGAAACAACACATTATTAGGACTTGGTCAGAGTGAGTGTTCCTATTGTTGGCAAATCAACAATAGAGTCCATTCTCCCACTTGTAGAAACTGTTGCTATGGGAACAGAATGAACTGTCTTGATAATTTGAGagtcacagagaaggaagaagcatGACAGTAGCTTACTGTTGGAACTGCAGGCCAAGATGCTCGCCAGTGTCTGTGCTGAGGCAGCCAGCGCCTTGTCCAAACCCGATCCCCTTGGGGCCATACTTGCGCCCATAGCAGACCTTACAGTAGATCTCTGACTCATGAGCTGCCACTGTGGTGCTGTCCAGAGCCTTCCTGCAGGCCACTGCAGAGGAATGGAAGGGTCAGGGAGTTAGACGTGAGCTCCCTATCTCTCTCTTCTGTACCTGATGCACAGAGCCCCAAGCCAAGAACACATCTGGGATTCCAGAAATATTCAGAGCATTTGTCCCCAGTCACTCATTTTGACACTCAGAGAAGAGACAAGTTGTGTTTGGCATCCCCAGCTGGAAAGGGGGCAGAAAACACTGCAACCAAGTATGTAGTCTTGGACCTGCTTGCCACAGTGCTTCTGACCAGCCAGTGAGTCACGCTGAATGGTGTCAGGGAAGTTAGGAAGTAGGGACCaaagtttatatatgtatgtgtgtgtgcgtgtgtgtgtgtgtggtatgtgtgcacatgcatatggtGTTTGGAATTTAACTGAGGGCCTCAGGCATACCCACTGTTGAGTTACACAAGCAATCCTGAGGGTGGGACTTTCAAAGATGTAAATAGAAATGTTAAATCATCAAGTAATATTTAGCAATACATATGAAGAATACATGGATTTGGAAATGCTATTTGTTCCTAATCTCACATGAATTCAAGGATCCCATTGTTTCTTGGTATCCTCCCTTCAACTACTCATTTCCGGGACAGCTGACTGTAGCTAGCCTCCCTGAACTGCTCATGTTCACTTAGGTCTCTACCTGTGCCCTTGACAGGCAGCCCTTGTTTGTTCCCTGACTGGGAGGCTACAGCAAGAAAAACAATCTCCACATGTACAGCCTCTTACCTATCACAGCACTAAGACAGTGTAAAGTGTAAAGAATTTCCACAACTCAACAAAATGCTATGGTGCTTTGCAATAATGGCTGCTAAGTGCTTATAGCAATACTCTTTAAATGAATCATAACCTCAGAAATAATAAGACAcgtatattctttttatttgcttctttaaaataataaaaaaacaacaacagtttCTCCAAGTGATCTTTGTAAGCAATCTAGCACAGATTGAGATTGTCGCAGGTTAGCATGTATTCCTGAGGTGgcattttgttgtttaaaaaaaaaaaaaatagtgcaatTGGAACAGGAATAAAAGAAGAAGCTGAGGTTCCCAATGAAGTAGAATGGGCCAGAGGCTAAAGGTTGTGGAGCTTTGAAGAGGTGAGCCTGGGAGAGAATTTATTCAAGTACCTATTGGTCAAAAATTCcttgcttgaaaaaaaatcaagttgttcAGTGGGTCTCCAATAGCATGAGAGACTTTTAAATGCtttgaataaagaaaagatttttctttgaagaataaCTTAGAAATGTCTTagactggggcataaaaagtagATACCATGTCTGCCCTTGCTGCCATCAGTCTCCACCCTCTATGGTTGCTAACATATCTGCTGATGGCTTAGATGCTGAATTCCAGAGGACAGGGCTGTTCTACCTTAACATGTCCAGACTGTAACAGAGCACCCAGATCTGCAAATGTCTGGTGAGTGACTGATTGGGTGAATTTACTTGTCATTAGACATCACTCACTCCCTTTGGTACACAGCATTGAATTCCAGAGCTGGCACTGACCTCACTTCCTGTAACTTACCTAGTTCTCACTCTCAGCTCTCCATGACAGCTTGTGAAGAGAAGCTTGCAAGTCCTGGCTAATTCTGGCTTCTAAtgagctttttaaaagttattatattttattcagtatgtgtgtgggggtcatCAGTATTggcagcaaacactcttacccaCTAAACCAACCAGCTGGCCCCTTCTGGCCCCTGAAGAACTTTTGTACACAGCAGTAGAAAAATTGTTCTGTCCAATGCCATGGCAACCAGCTATGAGTGATATACTAATAGGCTCACAAAATCATACCCAACTTCAAACAATGTAAACActcaaagaatagaaaatatcTCATGAGTAATGAGACATATATTGGACAAATATCTCATATGCATTGTGTTAAATGAGATATTTTAACATTGATTTTACCTAGTTCCTGATAGGTATACTTATAGAATGGTGAGTACTATGAAATGTTACATGTATGGTTACAGGGTAAGTACTATGGAGTGTTATATggtttgcatttatttcttttggacAGACTAAAATGGAAGGCTCAGTCAGCTCTGGAATAATCTAAAAGTCAGAACAACCCTGGTAGGATAAGCTGAGGTAGGGTTGCCTCTCTGAACCCTGATTCCTGCCAGCATATGATTGTCTGGAGTCTAGTAAATCTCTTGGAGGTAATATAGGAAAGTGTGACTCTCCCCGGAGCCCCACAGCTGAAGCCTACACTGCTCATCTCTCATCCCACCCATGGGCTGGGACAAAGGGATGTGCTATCAAGTGCCCAGAGCCTTCTCCTGTGGCTCCATTGAGCACAGCCAGCATCTGTCTTGACAGAAGTCAAGACAATCCACCTCCTATGCCAGCATcaacattaattaataaaagcaagacaaaaccTGGGAGGCTGAATTTCCAGGCATAGGTCCccagttttcttctataacaaaCCATGGGGAAAATCCATCTTCACCTTTTGGATAGAGAAAATGAGGCCCACGGTGGTACAACAACTCCCCACGTGACACAGTAAGTGGAAAATCCTAGATTCAAGCTTTACTTCTTATTTAATTCTAGTATTCTTTCCAATTCTATTCACTTTAAAGAATATTAGCTATTTTTCGAGAAAGACCAAAAGGCTTTCAGAATGGATAATAAGTTCTAGATAGTTATAAATGAGCCATCAATATGAGGGGTATATAAGATGTCTTAAAAGATAATTAATTACCCATTATTAAAACCCAAAGTACTAGTGAGTTTGTCAATCTCATCGCCAACCCTCCTTTTCCTCTATACATATGCTTGCTGAGAAGGGCAGGACCATGGACCTGCAGCTGAGAACACAATATGTCACTGTTTCTGACAGATGCATTTGGATTATAGAGCTCTCACCCTCTTACTTGGAACTTGGGCACTGAAGTTCTGTTTGCAACCACTAGGGTGGGACATAAGGGTTAGCACTGATCCAGCTAATGGACCCTGCCAGATACCAAGCAAAGCTAACCTTAACCTAGAAGCAGAGACTGTAAATGGCCATCTCAAAGCCGTAGCCCATTTCTCCCAGAAAAGGACTAAGCACTAGCCCTTACTCCTCACTCTGCATACCACCTGGGATTAGAGATGAGACATGACTTGACCAAAGTCACGTGACAGACCCTCGGGTAGATCACAGTTGCTCAGAGCTCCCTTAGTTTGGGCATTTGTAAATCTGTCTGGCAGCTGACGGTAACGAGTTCCTCCAAGAAGTTCTGATGCCTAAGCCCCACATTTACAGAAATGGAATTGCTGCCCACTGCCTGACCTAAGTCCTTTCTTAGGGAAGACCAGTCACAGGTGGCTTCAGTGACAGCTGTCCAGGACCACACAAAGAGCCAAATCTAGCTCCAGACAACTGttagtttcctttctctgctAAGTTACAGAGAACAGGGCCAGACCCACACATCCTGACTTTGAGCCTGGTGAAAGCAACTCTGGTACACAGCTAGAGAGAGTGCTTGAGGGAACTCTGCACCTAATGCCCGTGGAGCCCACAGGCAGCATTACTCATGACTTCCTGGCTATGCTCCTACATGCTGCCCACAGCATGAGAACCACCGACAGACAGTGGTAGGACTAAATGAGAAccctgaaccccccccccatagcACCCGAGCCCCCCACAGGGGTCTATCCAACTCACTGCAGTGGAAACAGGTCTTGTGGAAACTCCTCCCATTGCACTGGATTTCTTCTGCATGGTAGACCGTCTTTTCACAGGCGCCACATTTTGCACCTCCACCCCAGTTTGGCATGGTGAAGACTCTGGGCCAAGGTCAATCTAAGAGGATATAAAGCAAATACCCTAGGTTTAGATGGCATTAAGGGGAAACTGACCTAGAAGTACAGTGATCTGAGGACCAGGGGACAGCCTGGTTCATTCAGTCACtccttcattcactcattcaacaaATGGCTACCTTCAACAAATAGCTCAGACGCTGGAGGCTTTGAGAAATCCATTTATGGAATCAGCTCAGTTCCCTCTTTGTTAAATGCCAGAAACATCTGTCCCTATGTATCTCCCATGGTTTCTGGAAGGAATAGACTACTAGTCTTATGTCTGTAAAATTTTATGCTAATACTATATTTTGTCATCTAAAGTTTGAAAGGTATCTCTCATCGGAAGTAGACTTAGCTTTTGAACATGATATGGTCTTGTCTCGCTCAACTCTCCACAGACCACCTTAAATCTGACTAGATACAGTGAAGGTTCTGGTTTGGAATTCCTCAGAGCAGGCAGTGTGGATGCTGCAAATAGTGGCTTGCAGTCTTAGCTTATCCAGCTGGCAAAAATATAGACTATGTAAATAGTCTGTTGTCTAAGAATACCATTTCCAGTCGTACAGTTCAGCACTCTAGTAGCTCAGCAATCTGGCAAGATAGACTGTGACTCTCCCAGCTGCCCTTAGCATGTGTGCATCTAGAAGGACTGCAGGGCTCTTTTTCTACTTCATCCCAGACACTTCTCTCTGGGGTGTCACACTGTTGTTAGGGACCAGGTGATTCAGTGTGTGGGAAGGGACTTCAGAGCTCAGGAGACTCATGGGAGATGATACTGACCTATCGCCCTGCACCTTTGAGACATATTCTGCCTATAGTCACATCTCTcttctcttagcttctcactGGAGGATGGTGTTTAAGAGATATTAACTAAGAGTAAGGCACAATTGTCATGAGTGGGCCTGTAAGTGTGAGCCCCAGTGTTTAGCTTCCTCGGAGTGAAGCTGAATTAATCTGTTGGTACCCAGTACACATATGAAGCCCCCCTTGCCATCCGCCTCGGTGACTGGGCTTTCCCAGGATCCTTTGGCCTTTTAAAAGCTTAGTGTGTCATGATATCATGGACACTAAGCACTATCGTGCCACTTTCTGAGGCTATTCTGGCCTTCCCTGTCCCTTCTGGAAAGACAGTTGTCTTCCTATAATAGCTGCGATTAGCACTAAGCCCTCTTGGGTCAGCTCTCTGGGTTGTGTCTCACAGTCTCATAACAATGACAGATTTTGCTaggaaacaaaaagtaaacagaaaacagaccACTGAACCTGACACTGGGCTGAGGGACAGTCCCTATCTGAGCATCCCCTGAAAATACCTTTCCCGTCAGAGGTCAAAGAACAGCCCAtgcttcctctccatcttctctgtttacttagaaaaattttaggaaaaccttcaaagaaaaaggaaacatttcGTAGAAGTTTCTGTTCTGCCACTTAATTGATTCAGAGGAAtggaaagagtgagagaaaaggCTGAATCAAgtctgcattcattcattcattcattcactcactcaccacGTGCTTACTACCTGCCCCTCTGCTACACTGTACTGGGTACTAAGTAATGAATCGAGGCAAAAGCATAGAAGAATGGTGACCTGTGTCTCCTGACATTGAGAAGCCCATATTCTTgtgaggaaagcagaaaggagccAGAACACCTTGCATCAGAGTGTCATGGTAATTCAGACAAGAGAACAGCCGTGAGTCACAGGACACAGAAGAGACCATATTCAGAAAGTTTTTAAGGGTGAACAAGAATCCAgcagatacaaaacaaaaaggtggGAGGGCATTTGAGGAAGATTTAAGAATTAAAGTAAAAAGCATAACTTCATATCTCCAAAAAGAGCTTACATGTGTCTATTAGACTCCATTCAAACTATAGACTCTTGGGTTGCaatgaattttgaaaattgtCCAACATACTCATTTTCAGCCAAGATGGACACACAAGAACAAACACTTAATTCTTAGCTAACTTCTATTTCCTGGATCCATCCTTCACTTACGAAAGATAATACATTTTCTAGAAAAGGGCGGAATCATGTGATTGTGTTCGTGTTCATTTTGATAATAAGTTTCAATGTAATACAAACAGAAGAGATGTAATATGCTTCATCTGTGAACATGACAGTGACCTTGTGAAATGAATGATGTGGAACTCTCTGTGCAAACAGCCCCGGGtcacatttctcatttcttattgCCAGTGATTTCATCAGCACGCCCAGCAAGTTTAATGGGAGACTGATGTGCCTCTTGGGgagagtatatgagtgtgtgtgtgtgtgtgtgtgtgtgtgtgtgtgtgtgtgtccatgcatttGTCTAGGTATACTTTACAAAATGAGAGTAAGATTACATATAATACTTCCTCACCACCTAATGCATCTTAACAACCTTGTTTGTAAGTGATCACAACTCTATGCCTTATATACATCAGGACTCAAAACCCGAAATAGAAACACATACAGATTCATTTAAGAGACGTACATCCGTTCCTGAAGAAGGGAACAGATACGGCAATGGGAGCTATGCAAGGAAAATGTCTTCGATTTCCTCTTCCAATGCTCATTGCCCAAAAGGTAGAGGTATCATAGTGTGTCCTGAATCGGAAAATATGGGTTCTGATTGTCATTTATCACTGgaacttaagaaaaaataaatgttaatatctTCTTGTGCACAGGGTCTTTGTGAGGGTCATGGAAATAGGGTGGGAACTTAAAGCAGTATTGAGCTATTCTAAGGCAAATGTGATTATTTTCTCTATTGCAGGTTCCTCAAACACTACCAGTGTGCTAATTAAGTCACTGCGATTTGAAAGTACATTTAGGTCCTGGTTTACAAATGGCCTTTTTGGCTTCTGCATTGCTTTGGAATAGCTGTGTTTCAACAcccagaactgaactcaggatgaGTATTTACCTTGGCACAGTACCAAGAGATGGGCCATTTGTTTATCAGCGTTACTTGGAACTGGCAAGGGTCATTGAAGGTAGGACACCAAATATAGACTTGACTGTCAGTCAGCACTGTTTATCACCTAGGTCACCATCACACCACCTGGCACTGCTTTCTGGTTTTCCTGAGGTTGCTGTTGCCATAGACAAACCATGGGTCAGAGTTGAAAAGGGAGACAAGAATTTATAAGGATGGGGTAGAAGGTGAGGTCTACCATACCAGCTGGGGACAGGTTGGACAGTCTCCGCTACTCAGATCCCACTGAGAGATGGCCTTGAATGGGCTTCTTAAAGAATAGTACTGTGAAAGAGAATTGCTCCTAAGTGGGAACTCTCTATAGTGAGTCAGTGGAATCAGATCTGGGTCCACTTTCTAGCTTCTTCAAAGCTTTGTGGTCCAGGAAAGCCGCTAACCTCTCCGACCGTTAGCATCCTTTCCAAAATGGGGGCTCTTTGGGAAGTGCTCAGAGAATTGCTTCAGTTCCAGTGCTGCCAGTGTGAACTCAGTAACCGAATATAAGTTCTAATTGGTTCTGCTATCACTCTAAACTGTGTCATctgaattttctaaaataactCCAAACTACTTATTGGACAGTAGACtggattccctccctccctccctccctccctttcttcttcccttcatccttttctgtttcctcctccccctttctctctctttctcttcctacccACCCCCCCCTGCAACTAACTATAAAAGGAGAAGATGGTATTCTAGGACAAAGTGGGGTAGACAAAAGTAGCCACTTAGTGGTTGTGTTACTTCTACTTAGAGTTCATTTAAAAATCTGGGAGACAGGTGGgcagtgatggtacatgcctttaatcccagcagaggtgatctctaagttagaggccagtctggcctacagagtgagttccaggacagccttgtctgtcctggacacagagaaactctgtctcaaaaaaccaaagatagatagatagatagatagatagatagatagatagatagatagatagatagaaataaataaataaataaataaataaataaataaataaataaataaataaatctgggagTGATGCTTATGCCAAGAGTTGGAGCAGAGACCTCCAGCAGCTCAGTAACTTGTTCAGCTCATTGCTGGCTCACTGGCCTGTTCTAACAGAAGCTTCCACATGGTGAGTTGAACATCAACATAGGTTGAGACAAAGTTCTCATAGGAACCCTGCCTGGACTTTGTGAGTTAGTACTATCTCAGAAATTGCCACTGATGTGAAAGGTTCTAGAACACAGGCCTTGGAGCCGGCACTGCAGTAACCCCTGACCAGTAAGCCTTCCAGACAGATGCTGTTGAAACCAACTGTTCAGGTAGGGAAATGTGCACTTGGAGAATTAACTTCCCTGTCCTAGATCCCATGGTTAGGCTGGAACTCCACTCTCTGACTCCAGAGCTATGCTCCCATACTGATGCCAACCACTGTTCATGCTTGCATCAATGCATTTCATACATTATCACGGATACTTGCAGCAGTCCAACACAGTAAATTGTGCTGTTCCTAAACTAGAGGTGAGAAAAGTATACAGACAGCTAGATCGATAGTTTGACCAAGATCACACAGCCAATAAATGAGAGAGCTAGCTAAAAGGCTAGTTAACTTGACCCTTGTGCAAGCTTCTGCTGCAACATGTCTTCCAGGAGACAGACATGAGTGAGCAATTCCAGTGACCAAGCATCTCATCTGGTGGGAACCGAGGTCTTACAGATCCACCATCTCTTTATGGGGCATAGAAAGCATTGATGAGAGGAGTCCTGGGGGCTTCAACTTGGTAACATAAGGGACAACTCATAAGTggtgttcaaacacaggagtaaGTGGAGTAAGGGCTCCTCTAGAGCTGGAAGTCTCTTTTCATTGTTGATTCTCATCTCCTTTGGGGATGGACATCTATGTGACTAAAATACGGTGAAGCATCCTTCAAGCCCTGAGACCAATTTAAGGACCTGAACTGTGAATGATAGAAGCCTCTCCTTGCAGAAAAGCTGCTCAGCAGAGCCCCCTCTTAAGTGCCATCTCTTCTCTTAATTCAGCAAGGCAGACAACGGAGTGCgaaaagacacaggcttttgaaagAACTAAAGCTCCATTCAAGACATTAGCAGTCTAATCTGGGGCACACGGCTCAGACTCCCGAGCACAGCCCCCATGAATGTCAAAACGAGCTGGTTTGTCCCAGTAGGCTGAAGGTAATAACAGTGACTGCATATGTGCTCTTAGTGCACACAAGGATCCAATGATTGTTGTTGCCTTTAAATTACCATGATAGTTGATTGATGTGATTTGCTGTGCAGTGTTTGAATCTCTTTTTGTAAAACAAGCAaacctctctttttttccttctgcatgGATATTCATTTCAGACCACAAATCAACTGTTTCTCCAGTTTTTAGAATCTCAGCCACCCATGTGCGGGTGTCAGCCCAGGGAAGTGTCTGCTCACATCTCAGGCTGCCTGTATCACTGACTGAGCTGGCCTCTGGCCCACTCTGCCTCTCTGAATCTCTCCCTGAGCTTGACTTACCAATCACAGGGGCTTTGAAGGGAAGCATGCCCATAGAGAGTCCCTGTGGCCGAGGAGAAGCTCACCCATTTTGCTCCTACAGTGAGAGTCGAGGGCAGTGGGTGGCTTCCTCCTGATCTTATAAGCCAGGTGTATGTATGAAGTCTCTCCACCACCACCTTTCATAAAACCTTGAAAGCCCTTGGTGCTTAGAAATAACCATGAATGTTGGCTCTCAGGCCTGGTGGACATGTGATTGGTGAGACCATAATGCGCAATAGCAGTACCCTGCTCTGAAATTATCTCTGTAGTGTGCTTACTTCTGTTCTTGGTTCTGCTTTGACCTTTGTGCTTTAAAGACCACGCCGTACCCTGATCACACCCTGGCTCTGCTGCCTTCTGGCCATGTGACCCTGTGTGATTGCAGCAGTCCCTTGAACTTTagggtgtccccccccccctacaGAATGACTTTTCCAGGACTTCCTGAGACTCTAGAGAAGCCCTCACATGTTATGAGATTGCATGAGAGCAGGTAAGCTGCAGTCGATGCTGGCTGATGTGTCCAACAATGACCTTAGTGGAGCTCTGAGCATCAGAGCTCCTAGAAAATCCCTGCATCTCTCGCTGCTCAGTTTCCACCTAGGCAGGAATCATATTTCTCTTTGGACCTGACTCCCAACCCTCTATACAGTGAGTTTTCCCAGACATCTGGGCAGCATGCTTGTGCTTGGAAGGCCGCCTGCCTGGAGTTGTATTTCCTGTGTGCGATACTCCCAGGCCTGTATCCATTCTCTTGACAAACACATCAATCACCTCTCACCGCTGACCAGCTTGTTAACCACTCTGACTGCCAGACTTTGTCATCATCTCGTACTTCACAGGGCAT
Proteins encoded in this region:
- the Csrp3 gene encoding cysteine and glycine-rich protein 3, which translates into the protein MPNWGGGAKCGACEKTVYHAEEIQCNGRSFHKTCFHCMACRKALDSTTVAAHESEIYCKVCYGRKYGPKGIGFGQGAGCLSTDTGEHLGLQFQQSPKPARAATTSNPSKFSAKFGESEKCPRCGKSVYAAEKVMGGGKPWHKTCFRCAICGKSLESTNVTDKDGELYCKGKFFLKLVFLRV